A single genomic interval of Porphyromonas sp. oral taxon 275 harbors:
- a CDS encoding BamA/TamA family outer membrane protein, translated as MQPIRTSYLLLGALSLTALTSCSLHRYQGPDDQLYIGVKSIDVVGKAQGGYLGDALAEAETKLSYAPNGSILGSNSLRFPFPLVSPYLYMSLSSHPNWLTKGLRRLTSRPVWMRDVSPTLRAKVAQQALRDRGYLSAQVRASIHPLPSDSLQAKVSYEITPGALYLLDSVSYFPPVPIRKDRFFRHERLSYLHRGGPFSMQALQADRDIATAFLREHGYYYLKSDYITYEADTLQKPGHVALRTHLAPETPPEALRQWRIGDIQLRLLPDDNERLGSLATDSVGLGSGLKLYYTDKTLVRPRMLASRIRMTPQAIYKSSEEASTLAALNNLGAFSSVEFYFSKREETKDNASADSTTSDSLRRSFPSVMDSIGDLDLMVLLRPSRPWSAYIGAAMMKKSNNYMGPGVSLSLDRNNLFGGGERLSANLYGSYEWQTGRSPSDGSSVSINSYQLGGDLSLVFPTILFPSMLDSYYKYPTSTSFKLGAQAINHARYYTLRSLSLSMEYSFQPSARWSHRLVPLSLSYTQLARTTARFDKLLEENPALGLSLRNQFIPKFAYYFTYTHQPEQSPHFLQLFGEVSEAGNVVNAVESLSGRPYGETKKLFGVPFAEFVKAALDMRYSWRIDRNQTIATRLATGAIYAYGNATTAPYIEQFYVGGANSIRAFTVRSIGPGRFRTEDENAYSFMDRVGEFKFEANLEYRGRLFGDCHAAVFLDAGNVWLLRPDASRPGAALSEAGSLPRLLDQIAVGTGAGLRYDLSFLVVRFDVGIGLHLPYATERRGWYNIPRFKDAIGYHLAIGYPF; from the coding sequence ATGCAGCCTATACGGACATCCTACCTCCTGCTCGGAGCCCTCTCACTGACCGCACTCACTAGCTGCTCTCTGCACCGCTATCAGGGGCCCGATGACCAGCTCTACATCGGCGTCAAGTCCATTGATGTCGTCGGCAAGGCACAAGGGGGCTACCTCGGGGATGCGCTGGCGGAGGCAGAGACCAAGCTAAGCTACGCCCCCAATGGCTCTATCCTGGGGAGCAACTCCCTGCGCTTCCCCTTCCCGCTGGTGAGCCCCTACCTCTATATGAGCCTCTCGTCGCACCCCAACTGGCTCACCAAGGGACTGCGCCGCCTGACCTCCCGCCCCGTATGGATGCGCGATGTCAGCCCCACGCTACGTGCCAAGGTCGCTCAGCAGGCCCTACGCGACCGCGGCTACCTATCGGCTCAGGTACGTGCCTCCATTCACCCCCTGCCAAGCGACTCCCTACAGGCCAAGGTGAGCTATGAGATCACCCCTGGGGCACTCTACCTACTGGATAGCGTCAGCTACTTCCCCCCTGTGCCTATCCGCAAGGACCGCTTCTTCCGCCACGAGCGTCTGAGCTACCTACACCGCGGGGGGCCCTTCTCCATGCAGGCCCTACAGGCTGACCGAGACATCGCGACGGCCTTCCTCCGAGAGCACGGCTACTACTACCTCAAGAGCGACTACATCACCTACGAGGCGGACACCCTACAGAAGCCCGGGCACGTAGCTCTGCGCACGCACCTAGCCCCCGAGACGCCCCCCGAGGCACTCCGGCAGTGGCGCATCGGGGATATCCAGCTGCGCCTACTGCCCGATGACAATGAGCGTCTCGGCTCGCTTGCCACCGATAGCGTAGGGCTAGGGTCAGGGCTCAAGCTCTACTATACGGACAAGACGCTCGTGCGTCCTCGGATGCTCGCCTCCCGTATCCGCATGACGCCCCAGGCGATCTATAAGAGCAGCGAGGAGGCTAGCACCCTAGCGGCGCTCAATAACCTCGGGGCCTTCTCCTCCGTGGAGTTCTACTTCTCCAAGCGGGAGGAGACGAAGGATAATGCTAGTGCCGATAGCACCACGAGCGATAGCCTACGCCGTAGCTTCCCCTCGGTGATGGATAGCATAGGCGACCTTGACCTCATGGTCCTCCTACGCCCCAGCCGTCCCTGGTCCGCCTATATCGGGGCGGCGATGATGAAGAAGTCCAATAACTACATGGGCCCTGGGGTATCCCTCTCCCTTGATCGCAACAACCTCTTCGGCGGCGGCGAACGCCTCTCGGCGAACCTCTACGGCTCCTATGAGTGGCAGACGGGACGTAGCCCATCCGACGGGAGCTCCGTCTCCATCAATAGCTATCAGCTCGGGGGCGACCTTAGCCTCGTCTTCCCTACGATCCTCTTCCCGAGCATGCTGGACAGCTACTACAAGTACCCGACCAGCACGAGCTTCAAGCTCGGGGCGCAGGCCATCAACCATGCCCGCTACTATACGCTGCGCTCCCTCTCCCTGTCGATGGAGTACAGCTTCCAGCCCTCAGCGCGCTGGAGCCATAGGCTGGTTCCCCTGAGCCTAAGCTACACCCAGCTGGCACGTACGACGGCACGCTTCGACAAGCTCCTCGAGGAGAATCCCGCCCTCGGCCTCTCGCTGCGCAATCAGTTCATCCCTAAGTTCGCCTACTACTTCACCTACACGCATCAGCCCGAGCAGAGCCCGCACTTCCTGCAGCTCTTCGGCGAGGTCAGCGAGGCAGGGAACGTCGTCAATGCCGTGGAGAGTCTCTCTGGTCGTCCCTACGGCGAGACGAAGAAGCTCTTCGGCGTGCCCTTCGCTGAGTTCGTCAAGGCAGCGCTGGATATGCGCTACTCCTGGCGTATTGATCGCAATCAGACGATCGCCACCCGTCTAGCTACGGGCGCCATCTACGCCTATGGCAATGCGACGACGGCACCCTACATCGAGCAGTTCTACGTCGGTGGGGCCAACAGCATACGTGCCTTCACCGTGCGCAGCATCGGCCCAGGACGCTTCCGCACCGAGGATGAGAATGCTTACTCCTTCATGGATCGCGTCGGGGAGTTCAAGTTCGAGGCGAATCTCGAGTACCGTGGCCGTCTCTTCGGGGACTGTCACGCCGCGGTCTTCCTCGACGCGGGCAACGTATGGCTCCTACGCCCCGACGCCTCGCGCCCTGGGGCTGCGCTCTCCGAGGCGGGCTCGCTGCCTCGCCTGCTGGATCAGATCGCCGTGGGTACCGGGGCAGGGCTGCGCTACGACCTATCCTTCCTCGTCGTACGCTTCGACGTCGGCATAGGGCTGCACCTACCCTATGCTACCGAGCGCAGGGGCTGGTACAATATCCCGCGCTTCAAGGATGCCATCGGCTACCACCTAGCCATCGGCTATCCCTTCTAA
- a CDS encoding glycosyltransferase family 2 protein produces MDISIVIPLYNEAESLPELEAWIRRVMEAHGYSYEIIFVNDGSTDSSWEVIKQLQAANPAVRGIKFRRNYGKSPGLQCGFERTKGDVVITMDADLQDSPDELPELYRMIREEGYDLVSGWKQKRYDPVLSKNLPSKLFNATARHLSGIHNLHDFNCGLKAYRAEVVKSIEIYNDMHRYIPYMAKVAGFSRIGEKVVQHQARKYGESKFGLSRFVNGYLDLITLWFTSTFGRKPMHFFGLGGSLMFVIGFIALLVVLGSKLFHIWTNTPAPLVTSRPYFFIALTAMIIGTQLFLAGFVAELLARQSQDRNDYKIEEEL; encoded by the coding sequence ATGGATATATCCATCGTCATCCCTCTATACAACGAAGCCGAATCACTCCCCGAGCTCGAGGCCTGGATACGCCGGGTCATGGAGGCACACGGCTACAGCTACGAGATCATCTTCGTCAATGACGGCAGCACGGACTCCTCCTGGGAGGTGATCAAGCAGCTGCAGGCGGCTAACCCCGCCGTGCGTGGCATCAAGTTCCGCCGCAACTATGGGAAGTCCCCTGGGCTGCAGTGCGGCTTCGAGCGCACCAAGGGCGATGTCGTCATCACCATGGATGCCGACCTGCAGGACAGCCCCGACGAGCTCCCCGAGCTCTATCGTATGATACGTGAGGAGGGCTACGACCTCGTGAGCGGCTGGAAGCAGAAGCGCTACGACCCCGTGCTGAGCAAGAATCTCCCCTCCAAGCTCTTCAACGCTACGGCCCGTCATCTCTCTGGCATACATAACCTGCACGACTTCAACTGCGGGCTCAAGGCCTATCGTGCTGAGGTAGTCAAGAGCATCGAGATCTACAACGACATGCACCGCTACATCCCCTACATGGCGAAGGTAGCAGGCTTCTCCCGCATCGGCGAGAAGGTCGTCCAGCACCAGGCACGTAAGTATGGCGAGAGCAAGTTTGGGCTCAGCCGCTTCGTCAACGGCTACCTCGACCTCATCACCCTATGGTTTACCTCCACCTTCGGCCGCAAGCCGATGCACTTCTTCGGCCTCGGAGGGAGCCTGATGTTCGTCATTGGCTTCATCGCCCTCTTGGTGGTGCTGGGGAGCAAGCTCTTCCACATCTGGACGAATACCCCTGCTCCGCTCGTCACGAGCCGTCCCTACTTCTTCATCGCCCTTACCGCAATGATCATCGGGACACAGCTCTTCCTAGCGGGCTTCGTCGCTGAGCTGCTCGCCCGCCAGTCTCAGGACCGCAACGACTACAAGATCGAGGAGGAGCTCTAG
- the priA gene encoding primosomal protein N' produces MYQAELIIPLAVEGSYSYLVSDELLASYPQLSPGCRVVVPFGAKRYYTAVILRLQPLSAEEAKGQRLRPIEQVLDAQPLVPADQLRQWQWMSYYYCCPLGSVLRVALPSALLPESKTMLLLNEDFVAATPLSELECRLLDLLAAAARPLSIQQLELQLGRRLTQPILQLLSLGALTTEEQLQTKYKPRLERYLRLAEPYRQDEGLLAEAYDALRRAPRQAQLLERFLELHQQAGSSLEEPLHRALLLEHLPQGNAPLKALVDKGILELLELPKSRLRQQLHAEDEAPTAPPASPPLTAPVTLYWGNSRQGTEDFIIAQTQQALAAGQQVLILSAAAGSIGAHFGLQQRLERLLPDAYYPYHSLLSEALRVETYQRLASLETPAVVLGTRSAIFLPLPRLGLIIVDEEHEYLYKQQLTAPRYHARDVALWRAHELGAKVLLTSETPSAEVLFHALRGKYQLLRPEPETPLAPLPQLGVIDLSGLRRSHDMPYGSMISPPLYTEIQRQLTLGRPVLLVQNRRGYAPYILCDSCGSRILCPHCDVSLTYHRARHALLCHYCGHSEALPKCCPSCGTDSITTRRGETRPALRQVGYGIERVEEELQRLFPERQILRIDSDTLSSRRRQLEIQQQLERGDVDILIGTQLIKGQDVWRDLGLVAVIQLDAILGYPDFRSEERAFQLLYQLRLRTAQRAYAEPTDFLLQTSSPDSPFLVELRSDDYERFIRKTLAERQELHYPPFWRITYVQLRARDAELLARVGLILHQSLRALLPQGEVSEALVPSVGRVEGFYQRQITVRRPFGCSYSEERVAFTTARAHLYSSYPESRRVQITYDVDPL; encoded by the coding sequence ATGTATCAGGCAGAGCTCATCATCCCCCTAGCCGTAGAGGGTAGCTACAGCTACCTCGTCTCCGACGAATTGCTGGCGAGCTATCCGCAGCTCTCCCCTGGCTGTCGTGTCGTCGTCCCCTTCGGTGCCAAGCGCTACTACACGGCCGTCATCCTTCGCCTACAGCCACTAAGCGCGGAGGAGGCCAAGGGGCAGAGGCTCCGCCCCATCGAGCAAGTTCTCGATGCACAGCCGCTGGTGCCTGCCGATCAGCTGCGGCAGTGGCAATGGATGAGCTACTACTACTGCTGCCCCCTGGGCTCCGTCCTGCGTGTAGCCCTCCCCTCGGCGCTCCTGCCCGAGAGTAAGACGATGCTCCTCCTGAATGAGGACTTCGTCGCAGCGACTCCCCTCAGCGAGCTCGAGTGTCGCCTCCTCGACCTGCTGGCAGCCGCCGCACGCCCCCTCTCCATACAGCAGCTGGAGCTCCAGCTCGGGCGTCGGCTGACACAGCCCATCCTCCAGCTGCTGAGCCTCGGAGCCCTCACCACGGAGGAACAGCTACAGACGAAGTATAAGCCGAGACTAGAGCGCTACCTCCGCCTCGCCGAGCCCTACCGCCAGGACGAAGGGCTACTCGCCGAGGCCTATGACGCACTACGACGTGCCCCGCGCCAAGCTCAGCTGCTGGAGCGCTTCCTCGAGCTGCACCAGCAGGCAGGCTCGTCCCTAGAGGAGCCCCTACACCGAGCGCTGCTCCTAGAGCACCTCCCCCAGGGCAATGCTCCCCTCAAGGCGCTTGTCGATAAGGGAATCCTTGAGCTCCTTGAGCTCCCGAAGAGTCGCCTAAGGCAGCAGCTGCACGCCGAGGACGAAGCGCCCACAGCCCCCCCGGCTAGCCCTCCCCTCACTGCCCCCGTGACGCTCTACTGGGGCAATAGCCGCCAGGGGACGGAGGACTTCATCATCGCCCAGACACAGCAGGCCCTAGCGGCAGGGCAGCAGGTGCTCATCCTAAGCGCGGCCGCAGGCTCCATCGGGGCGCACTTCGGCTTGCAGCAGCGCCTGGAGCGCCTCCTCCCCGATGCCTACTACCCCTACCACAGCCTCCTCTCGGAGGCGCTGCGCGTAGAGACCTACCAGCGCCTGGCCTCCCTAGAGACGCCCGCCGTCGTGCTCGGCACACGTAGCGCGATCTTCCTCCCCCTGCCTCGTCTCGGGCTCATCATCGTCGACGAGGAGCACGAATACCTCTACAAGCAGCAGCTCACAGCCCCCCGCTACCACGCTCGAGATGTGGCGCTATGGCGCGCCCACGAGCTCGGTGCTAAGGTGCTACTGACCTCGGAGACCCCTTCGGCCGAAGTCCTCTTCCACGCCCTCCGCGGTAAGTATCAGTTGCTACGCCCCGAGCCCGAGACGCCTCTTGCACCCCTACCCCAGCTCGGGGTCATCGATCTGTCGGGCCTCAGACGCAGCCATGATATGCCCTATGGCTCGATGATCTCGCCGCCGCTCTACACCGAGATCCAGCGGCAGCTCACCCTAGGACGCCCCGTGCTGCTGGTACAGAATAGACGAGGCTACGCCCCCTACATCCTCTGCGACAGCTGCGGCTCGCGCATCCTCTGCCCCCACTGTGATGTCAGCCTCACCTACCACCGAGCACGCCACGCCCTACTCTGCCACTACTGCGGCCATAGCGAGGCACTACCCAAGTGCTGCCCCAGCTGTGGCACCGATAGCATCACGACCCGACGCGGGGAGACACGCCCCGCCCTGCGCCAGGTAGGCTACGGCATCGAGCGCGTAGAGGAGGAGCTGCAGCGGCTCTTCCCCGAGCGCCAGATCCTGCGTATCGACAGCGATACCCTCTCCTCGCGCCGCCGCCAGCTGGAGATACAGCAGCAGCTGGAGCGAGGCGATGTAGACATCCTCATCGGCACGCAGCTCATCAAGGGGCAGGATGTGTGGCGCGACCTCGGGCTCGTGGCCGTCATCCAGCTCGATGCCATCCTAGGCTACCCCGACTTCCGCTCCGAGGAGCGTGCCTTCCAGCTGCTCTACCAGCTACGCCTACGCACGGCGCAGCGTGCCTACGCCGAGCCCACGGACTTCCTCCTACAGACTTCCTCCCCCGATAGCCCCTTCCTGGTGGAGCTGCGTAGCGACGACTATGAGCGCTTCATCCGCAAGACGCTCGCCGAGCGACAGGAGCTGCACTACCCGCCCTTCTGGCGTATCACCTACGTCCAGCTACGGGCACGGGATGCCGAGCTCCTAGCGCGGGTCGGGCTCATCCTACACCAGTCGCTCAGAGCTCTCCTACCTCAGGGCGAAGTCAGCGAAGCCCTCGTCCCCTCCGTCGGACGCGTCGAGGGCTTCTACCAGCGTCAGATCACCGTACGGCGTCCCTTCGGCTGCAGCTATAGCGAGGAGCGTGTCGCCTTCACCACAGCCCGCGCTCATCTCTACAGCAGCTACCCAGAGAGCCGCCGCGTACAGATCACCTACGACGTGGATCCCCTCTAG
- a CDS encoding FAD:protein FMN transferase has product MNQLRRSISIYGLGLLALFSACSGSTKSSKYTKLTGEVFHTYFSIQYDLGTDYSKAIDSTFHSFSHSLNPFDSTSLIAAINRNESSETDSMLREVFLQSVEISRHTEGSYDVTCAPLINLWGFGFEKKGDSITLHIVDSVRQLVGYQKVQLDGAQMLKADPRMKIDFSSISKGYCADLVGRLLKEQGATNYLVELGGEIAFQGKNPQDECWIIGIDKPIDDPSGSVNDYELRIRLPRQAGGLATSGNYRNFKIIKGKKYAHTIDPKSGYPMQTDVLSATIIAPSCMLADGLATACMTRQSSQVPALIRHFPGVEYMLILGNPSGGYHTVMSPGFQRLVIK; this is encoded by the coding sequence ATGAATCAGCTACGTCGTAGTATCAGTATCTATGGGCTCGGGCTCTTAGCACTATTCAGCGCCTGCTCGGGCAGCACCAAGAGCAGTAAGTACACCAAGCTCACAGGCGAAGTCTTCCACACCTACTTCTCCATCCAGTACGATCTAGGCACGGACTACAGCAAGGCGATCGACTCGACCTTTCACTCCTTCAGCCACTCGCTGAACCCCTTCGACTCCACCAGTCTCATCGCTGCGATCAATCGCAACGAATCCTCCGAGACGGATTCTATGCTTCGCGAGGTCTTCCTGCAGTCGGTCGAGATCTCGCGCCACACGGAGGGCAGCTATGATGTGACCTGCGCGCCACTGATCAATCTCTGGGGCTTCGGCTTCGAGAAGAAGGGCGACAGCATCACCTTGCACATCGTCGACAGCGTACGTCAGCTGGTCGGCTACCAAAAGGTGCAGCTCGATGGGGCACAGATGCTGAAGGCTGATCCACGCATGAAGATCGACTTCTCCTCCATCTCCAAGGGCTACTGCGCCGACCTCGTGGGACGTCTCCTCAAGGAGCAAGGAGCCACCAACTACCTCGTCGAGCTGGGCGGAGAGATCGCCTTCCAGGGGAAGAACCCTCAGGACGAATGCTGGATCATCGGTATCGATAAGCCCATAGACGACCCCTCAGGCAGCGTCAATGACTACGAGTTGCGCATCCGTCTTCCCCGGCAGGCGGGCGGCCTAGCGACCTCGGGCAACTACCGCAACTTCAAGATCATCAAGGGGAAGAAGTATGCCCACACCATCGACCCCAAGAGTGGCTACCCGATGCAGACCGACGTGCTGAGCGCGACCATCATCGCCCCGAGCTGCATGCTCGCCGATGGTCTGGCTACCGCCTGTATGACGCGTCAGTCCAGCCAGGTGCCTGCACTCATCCGCCACTTCCCAGGTGTGGAGTATATGCTCATCCTCGGGAACCCCAGCGGAGGCTACCATACGGTGATGAGCCCAGGCTTCCAGCGCCTCGTCATCAAGTAA
- a CDS encoding DUF4199 domain-containing protein: MSTQEQDKLKPTASVARDGLKLGGVLCLTYLARILGLGYPFFSLIYFAGLILIPYTAYRLTKAYRDQVATPSTGFSWFQGLSYTLRQHVFGGILALIPQYFYFRYFVPEILDQLHEMLSSQPQALGQQLQESLASLEATPLWQWLWVDYCFTLFLGLVWGALVGLALRQRPFYQ, encoded by the coding sequence ATGAGCACCCAAGAACAAGATAAACTCAAGCCCACAGCCTCTGTTGCCCGCGACGGGCTCAAGCTCGGCGGCGTACTCTGCTTGACCTACCTTGCCCGCATCCTAGGCCTCGGCTACCCCTTCTTCAGCCTCATCTACTTTGCTGGGCTCATCCTCATACCCTATACAGCCTATCGCCTCACGAAGGCTTACCGCGATCAGGTAGCCACGCCCAGCACGGGCTTCAGCTGGTTCCAGGGACTGAGCTATACCCTGCGCCAGCACGTCTTCGGGGGGATCCTCGCCTTGATCCCACAGTACTTCTACTTCCGCTACTTCGTCCCCGAGATCCTTGATCAGCTCCATGAGATGCTGAGCAGTCAGCCTCAGGCACTAGGGCAGCAGCTGCAGGAGTCGCTGGCTAGCCTCGAGGCGACCCCGCTATGGCAGTGGCTCTGGGTAGACTACTGCTTCACCCTCTTCCTGGGCCTCGTATGGGGCGCCCTTGTGGGGCTTGCCCTGCGACAGCGCCCCTTCTACCAATAG